One Triplophysa rosa linkage group LG8, Trosa_1v2, whole genome shotgun sequence genomic window, GTTTTTTGGTGCCAGTAATCACTGAACAGCTGCTTTGGTCTTTCCTGCCTTTTTATACAGGATTTTGAATAGGTTCTGTAGGGTAGTGATAAGGTTTTGGTGCTTAAGCTGTAATAACAATGACTTTTTGTGAAACAGCCTTATTCCTTCCTACAATTAATTTTTCTTGTCACATGAGTACCCCAGAGATTTCGTTATAACAAATCTAAACAATTTTTGTGCGCCTGCGGACTACAATAGTGTAGCGTGCTTATTTTTATGGctgtatttttctgtttgtaaaagtgccgtttttattgtgtgtgtgttttatgataAGGAATTAATTTAACAGCAAGACTGGTACTTATTTGTAGATGTGGGCAACTAATAAATACTTTGTTTATGCATCAGAGCAATAACTGACACACCACAGATAGACTTCACTTGAGTGAGAAAGTGATCTCATAGCAGATGCGCAAGAATAGAAAGTATTTGTACAGTATCcgttaggggtgtaacggttcaaattactcacggttcagTTTGCGTCACAGTTTTAGGGTCACAGTTTCAGTTCGGTtcgatttgtgctatgttcagggaaaagggactactgacaaataaaaataagaacaaataatcaagctacaagtaacagcaccaataaaacaacagagcaaagcagaaaatgaaataagatactgtatatataccttttaaggtagaaatggattaaagtaatcaaataaaacataacattgcatatgtacaaattaaataaagatgaatcataattgaagttacagaagctattgagtcacaagcagtgagtgatttccttgactttttacagacagcaggaatatgctgctgttgctttaagaggaatgaaaccgatccagtacactgatactgtacacatgcgttgtttttcgtccgtttcgtccgttcacttaagacataacccactatgtttgttaagatacttgATAAgcggggcatgttgacctacttcatGTGAATCTGTCCGTTTAAGTGCTTCAAAcgcaactcaatatttgcgccatgtctgagactttccttatgcgcgcttcggatcttctcacagcgcgcaagcgagttttcttctcatcttgcacttaaatgtttaaattggcaaggcttgaatgacttcagtttaaacagcaacacgtgctgttcaggtctcacctgcactcgcacgctcacaacacccgggtgataaAAGCATAAAcgactggtcatattacagcatatgtcaatcctattgaaatttgttatacgttatttgatttgttgtaggtattaaatgtgtatccatctacaaacatacattagctgaactttgtctgtctgtttaacgcattataatttctaacgaacCGTATTATAAAAGCGTCGTCAGATTTCAGATGAcctgccgaaccgttggtggagaaccgtgcggttcaattttttaccgagaaccgttacactacTAGTATCCGTTTATGCTAGTTTCAGTTCGCTAAAGGGAAATATTACagtcttctgattctgaaattgCTAATTATATCAGTACTATATAATACTAACTAATTATTTGACCTTTGGACAAATAACAACCTGAAcacagaaaacagtaaaaactaACACAAACAGTGTGATGATTATTATGACCTTTTATGACTTCATGCTTGTATTATTAGtgtaacaaaagaaaaagaaataaatatgatCATTGGgtgtatttttcatttcatttgaaaagCTTATACTGTTGGGAATGCCCTAGGTCACACCCATTTTTCTTTCGGTTTCAAATCATGGTTGGGAAAACTTAGTTAACTTACAGTTTTGTAAGAATTTTTTTTGCACCGTTATGCTACAAAGAATTCAGTTCATTTagttaaaaggacagttcactcaaaaatagaaatattgtcatcatttacttacttgctttgagttgttcctaatcttttttatttttttgttctgatgaacacagagaaagatatttggaagaatgtttgaaaccaaacagttcttggcccccattgactaccattgtgggaaaaaatacaatagcaGTCAAAAGTGGCCCAGAACCATTtgatttcctacattcttcaaaatatcttcttttgtgttcaacagaaccaagaaatttacagaattttttcctactatggtatagtcaatggtggcaaagaactgtttggttacaagaaaTTTAACAAatatctttgtctgtgttcataagaacaaagaaatgtatacagatttgaaacaacttgaggatgagtgaaagacagaattttcgtttttgggtgaattgtttatttaattaagtcagttaaagtgatagttcaccaaaaataaaaattctgtcatttactcaccatatcatgtcattttaaacctctattacttttttctgcataacacaaaatatataaatattttgaagaatattggcaaccgaacaatggcggtactagggatgtaacgattcaccatgagccagttgaaaatcggttataatgagcgacgattcaaatcggttgaggcttgaactgaattgcaatacattttttggacAGCAGGGGCTATTTTCattgcaaacctaaacgtggatgctgatatttcttaaatgcaaaaaaatccaagaaaagcacagacagtattagtttgtttatattaaagagactttttctattattaatttgttataaaattgcagtttagttttgttatttgaaataaaacattattttatcatacaaagaaacgtgaagcatttaagaaataatgcaagggacgttgttcatttctaattggtttcaactcattttttcaaaataaatcgtgagtaaatcgtgaataaatcgcatcgtgagatcagaatcgtgaatcgcatcgcatcgtgagctgagtgaatcgttacatccctatgcGGTACTCATTGActcgttggttttgtgtccatacaatagaagtaaatgggtacggCCATTGTTCGGAAatcgaattttcatttttgggtgaactatcacttttaggcaatcagtgctgtccgctagcaaactttagcgattttttttttgattgaatgtaacatatataaaatgaaaaattgtcataaaaatccttattaatggcaaaaattacttacatttgggtctgcttgctcgtgtgagcagccatgttggaaatttctcttagcccttcgtttgaagtgaggtcccgaaaaatcttcgtttgaaggtcTATCTGGCCTTTTCCcgtacccctacccctccaatcaaaagagaattgagacacccctacccaTTCATGTGAACGcaccaaacggaggggtaggggaaagtgtaggggtaaggggtagaattgggattgggccttagttTCTCTTGCATACAGGTATCAAAAACTTAATCTACAGACACTGCCACCTGCTGGTCATGTAATGAGTTGGGATTTAATTTGTGTCCCCTCAGCTTTTTTCTTGTGTGGCGTTTGTGGTGGAGGAGATCGTGTCCAACTGCACATCGTGTGGGCCGCTCTACTTCTTTGAATTTGTCAGCTGCACAGCCTTCCTCTTCACACTGTTGCTTCTCATCCTGCTGGCCACACCGCTGCACCAGAGAGTCGGAATTAACAGTTGGCCCACTCTGGTAAGAATATGTCtgctgtagctcaactggtagagcattgcaataTAAGCGTAAAGCATAGGGGTTTGATTCCGAGAGAACACACAAACTTGAATGCATTGTGATTTTGGGTGAAAACAAGTGCCAAATGCatcaacataaataaaaagatgTAAAATGATTACACTTTACATACTTTATTGTTGTAGTTATTGtgatattattatatacataaatacataatgTTCAACTAACATTCTTATAAATTTCCTTTAGGATTTTTCATACACGATAGGTATGGCAGTCCTATTCTTCCTTGCCAGTATTGTGTTCGCAGCAGACAATGGTGGGACATCCATGGAACAAACTGCAGTGGTATGGCGCTCCATTATGTTTTAACATATTTGGATAAAATAGAGATTTTAACTGTAATTTTCCATTGTTAATCAACTGTCCATTGTTAATAATCAACTGTCTCTTCTGTATTGCAGATATTCGGCTTCCTGGCCACAATAGTGTTCTTCATTGACTTTGGATTGTTTTTTAAAGAGAAAGGTATTCCATGCAAAAAGAGGACCAGTCAACCTACTGACA contains:
- the cmtm6 gene encoding CKLF-like MARVEL transmembrane domain-containing protein 6, coding for MATANDLVYNTTTVQAPKNRKWFIVPTENLSKIKCGIKVVEVLFSCVAFVVEEIVSNCTSCGPLYFFEFVSCTAFLFTLLLLILLATPLHQRVGINSWPTLDFSYTIGMAVLFFLASIVFAADNGGTSMEQTAVIFGFLATIVFFIDFGLFFKEKGIPCKKRTSQPTDNTAGPLPEREKLNTNGTD